Proteins encoded within one genomic window of Solea senegalensis isolate Sse05_10M linkage group LG11, IFAPA_SoseM_1, whole genome shotgun sequence:
- the gp9 gene encoding glycoprotein IX (platelet): protein MPPGVVSAVFLLLTTSCAHAVGPSCLCSVQNASLQVNCSSLNLVEVPHLSSGATELHIQDNRLTSVSPGLFERLVSLKRVSLHGNPFHCDCGIQYLRNWLLKNREMVLKEPTCASPSSVAQRAIADLTDDHFTSCVVASCTGATYNTVMAAMLCCVIVLLLWSLKLAKMSTFTLSIEKRHTGIEAGSLQSLKPRYRRRLNTVQSEASVDLDINGAEDLERPLALNMELLPQVIDVLHRKHNIKIKAT from the coding sequence ATGCCCCCAGGTGTAGTCTCAGcggtcttcctcctcctcaccacaTCATGTGCACATGCAGTGGGTCCGTCATGTCTCTGTTCAGTCCAGAATGCGTCTCTGCAAGTGAACTGCAGCTCGCTGAACCTCGTGGAAGTGCCTCATCTGTCCTCCGGCGCCACCGAGCTCCACATCCAGGACAATCGTCTCACCTCGGTGTCCCCGGGCCTGTTCGAGAGACTGGTCAGTCTTAAAAGGGTCTCCCTTCATGGGAACCCCTTCCACTGTGACTGCGGGATCCAGTACCTGAGGAACTGGCTGCTGAAGAACAGAGAGATGGTGCTGAAGGAGCCCACCTGTGCCAGCCCGAGCTCTGTGGCCCAGAGAGCCATCGCTGACCTCACAGACGACCACTTCACCTCATGCGTCGTGGCGAGCTGCACCGGCGCCACTTACAACACTGTGATGGCGGCGATGCTGTGCTGCGTCATCGTGCTGCTTCTGTGGAGCTTGAAACTGGCCAAAATGTCCACCTTCACCCTGTCCATAGAGAAGAGACACACTGGGATTGAGGCCGGCTCTTTGCAGTCACTGAAGCCGAGGTACCGGAGGAGGCTGAACACGGTGCAGTCTGAAGCCAGTGTGGACCTGGACATCAATGGTGCGGAGGACCTGGAAAGGCCACTTGCACTCAACATGGAGTTACTGCCTCAAGTTATTGATGTGTTGCATAGGAAGCACAATATAAAGATAAAGGCTACCTAA